TTTTAGACGATTACTCAAAAAAACTGCTTGACAAAAACTAAGAAGAAGTGCATTATATTAAATATAAAAATGAAATGATTATAAATTTATAGGAGGTACATATTATGTCAAATGTAATTGAAAAACTAAACGTATATCTTGCGGATCTGAATGTATTGTACAGAAAGGTTCAAAACTATCACTGGAATGTGGACGGAAGAAATTTCTTTACAATCCACGCAAAATTGGAAGAGTATTATGATGAAATCAATGAAAACATCGACAGTATCGCAGAAAGAATTTTATCTATCAAGGGAAGACCATATGGAACTATGAAAAAATATCTTGAAATTACAAACATAAAAGAGGCTTCAGATGAAGAAATTGCTGATCTTGATTTAGTAAAAATTTTAAAAGTAGATTTCGAAGCTCTTTTAGGTGAAGTAAAAGATATCAAAGCTGCTGCTGATGAAGCAAATGACTACGGAACTTCAGCTATGATGGACGAATTAATCATGGGATATGAAACAAAATTATGGATGCTTGGTGCGTTCTTAAAGTAAGAGACACTTTTTAGATAAATAGATATAAAACCGGATTGTGGTCCGGTTTTTTTATTATAATCCTCTTTTTCCCAAAAAATCTCTTGACCTGGAG
This genomic stretch from Sebaldella sp. S0638 harbors:
- a CDS encoding Dps family protein, producing MSNVIEKLNVYLADLNVLYRKVQNYHWNVDGRNFFTIHAKLEEYYDEINENIDSIAERILSIKGRPYGTMKKYLEITNIKEASDEEIADLDLVKILKVDFEALLGEVKDIKAAADEANDYGTSAMMDELIMGYETKLWMLGAFLK